GCTTAGAGAGATTTTGAATGATGTCCGGAGAACGACTAGGGTTACGGTGTGGAATATTATATAGGACATATATTAGTACTGGTTCTTGCTCAAAACAGGTACTAAAGCTTACTTTTTAGTACCATTTTTTGTTTGAAAACAGTACTAATGCTAATTCATTAGTACTGGTTCTAGTTAAAAACCACTACTAAAAACTGAGCTTTATTATCAGTTTTTAAAAAATGTACTAGAGTAAAATACATAGTGGTCCTCAAACTTTGCACACTATGTCACTTGATTCACCGAACTTAGAAAACAAGTAAAATATGTCCTCTAACTTTGTCAGTCTGTGCAAAATTGTCCAAAACCTTGTTTGCTCAAACTAGAGGCCGATGTGGCGTGCCTCGTTGTAGCATACTAATGAAAAATTGAGGACCCAAGTAGCACAACATATTAAGTTCGAGGACCTAAGTGAAACAACATGCCAAGTTTGGAGACCCAAGTGACTTCAATGTAGAACGCTACACCAGTTTGAAGAAAACCAGTTTTGAACGGACCAACAAAGTTAGAGAACTCATTTTGTTAGTTTTCTAAGTTCGGTGACCCAAGTACATTTTACTCTATTTTTTTTAGTTTTTTGCGCAAAGAGATAATATTGACATAGAGTACACTAATAAATATACGTGCACATACAATTTCATTCTAATGGATATAAGCTGATACAAAATTACAACTTCTTTATTGAATATCCAAATGTACATGTAGCTCCTTTATCGAATATAAAAATCTTAATAGAGTATTACATATTTTTAGTAAAAAACGTGAAAATACATCTGAGTTTCCCATCGCTGGCTGTCTAAGTCCAAGGAGTTCCAGGAGAATGGTTTAAAGCGAGGGATGAAGTTACAACAAACgaggtcttagagtagaaaagaaaaaaaaaacggcACTCAAGCTAGTCTCAATACAAGCTTTAAATCAACTAGAACGAAGCCCATTAATACACTAGTGTAGTGTTTTCTAGCTTGTTTACATCAGTGGGACCCTTCTTTCTTATGGTAAAACTATAACTGAAGTGGCCCTTGAGTTTATACAGCAGAGGCGAACTGGACAACACGCTCGACGCGAGCCATGGAGACACAAACACGTAGGGGCACGGCACAGTCAGCAGGCAGCCGCCGAACCATCGATCGAGCCATGGCCACCAGTCCGGCCACTCACGTCGTGCTGCTCCCCTTCCCCTTcaattccccgcaagggccatctTCCAGGCATGCTCTCCATCGCGCGCCTCGTCCATCGCTCCGTCCCTGAAGTGGCCATCACACTTGTCTCCACCGCCCGCAACATTGCCGCACTTCGCGGCTCCCCCAGACGCCTCGGCAGCGTCCATTTCCCTGCACGCGTTGCCGTTCGTCCCAGCGGACCACGGCCTTCCAGACGACTGCGAGTCCAGCAGCACCCTCCCGGTCGCGCAGTTCATCACCCTCTTCGAGGCCTTCGAGTCCCTGGAACCGGCCTTCGACGCACTGGTCAGTCTCCAGCCTACGGCGCGACGCCGCCACTGACGGCGGCGGCGTCTGCATCGTCGCTGACCCGACTGTTGCATGGACGGTAAACGTGGCTCGGCGTCATGGGTGCTCCCACGCCCTGTACTGTACCTGAGCTGCAGGCCTGCAGCGCGCTGGACTCGGCCATCCTGCACGCGCTCTGGAGACACATGCCATCTCTGCCTTTCGGCCCCGACGTAGCAACATATAACTTCCCTTGAGAATTTACTACAATAAAATTACAAGCGACGAAGAGTTTGTAGCTTGTATACACCGGAGCATTGTCTTCGTTTCTGTCGTTGTGCGCAATAGCCCACCAGCGCAATGGTATTTCAGCATCCTACGTGTAGATACCATGGAGACATTGTTGTTGTTGCTACAGTGTTGAAGAAGACGAGTATTGTTCTACTACTTGCACTATGTTGACGCCTTCTTCTGTTACGTCACATGTCTAGTGGTAACGATCCATGATTTTATACTTGCACGTTATCTTGGTTGAACGTGGTAGATATGCTAGTGTGTGGCGTGCATGTTTTCCAATAAGTATGACCTTAAGATAGCcttagttttttttaaaaaataacatCACAAGACACTGCACATTACTATTAATATATATAAAAGAGATTGTACAAGGTTTCCTAGGGTATTCCCCAGAAATGGCCAAATGGGGCAAGCACATTGCAGCTAAAGGATTTATAGAGTTTGTAGGATCGCTTGTGGCTAGGATTTACAGAGCTGCTAGGATCGCCTATAGCTACTTGGTGCCAACGGTGCCCCAGAGCTTGGTCTCCTCCTTGATTGACGATAGAAGTGTCGTCCCATTACTCTCCCTTTGCTAAAATGTATGTGAGTTTCTTTCTTTCCAGGTTTCCAGACTATGAGTAGGAGCATGGAGTGTGCCCCTTTTTAAGTGTCCTATGCAGGTAGCGCAATCATGAACCACAAGCGTCACATCcaattttagaaggcaaaccgaatgcgattcATGTACGTGCCACGATCagcaactcacgtacacaacagttacatagttggacatcatcacacaatgctcaaataataacataaaagagtattaatttGATTATATCATGATgcccaagacatccacatagtcattaacatagatcaaagtgcgaaaacgaaacgtagctaAACACGACCTTCATAGGCAGTCGACTGACGGTTTGCcgttaacccacgcctagaactcatcatagtcttggaactcctagaaatcgtccaccacgacttcatcttctcttgagcaggggttgcaatgtggacaacctgggggtttggtgatgtaaagcaagggtgagtacacatcaacatactcagcaattgtcctgtttggctgtggtggactagctttatgtggggttaagatcaagcagttgcttttagttggtcaggtaattattactagtagagagccaggttttagcattaaacccAAGTTATTATCCCAAAAGTACTCATTCGAAACAGAataaataccagaaaccataatcataatcatcaaAACCATAATTATCCTTATCCTCATCTGTAAtcatagtatctctaatcaatggagctcccaaggccactcataaccgtgagcacggctgatatatcagtttcatacactctgcagaggttgcacactttacccatgatctgtgattcctttttgcctcgggtcgatcaaaacccttaaacactaccgaggtgagtaggcaaggtttcactacgtagcctttacaaagattctgtaACACTCCAAAATTGTATCTTGGTGAATTAAGAAAATTCCCTAAAGATTTAAAAATTCAAGCATATtataacaaagttatgaattgaGACTATCTTCCCTACAATTTaataaatagtaaatataaaatgtTGACTATATACTTAAACTATAATAAATAGAATAGTGAGTTATTTCTATACAAATTACTCCTATTGGGTTATATAACTATGTGAATTCCATGCTTATTAAATTTCATGCATACAAATACTTATTTGAGCAAAGTAAATAAGGAGTAAATAAGTGTAAAATATTTGCATTAATGTTGGTGTTTTGGTTGTGCATATAAATAtggtttcaaaatttaaaatcatATTTGAATTGGGATAATTAAATCTGGAAATAGAAAAAACAGAAAAAGAATAGCAAATAAAAGGCTTATCTAATCAGCCACTTAAGGAACACACCTCATGTGAGTTTTTTCACCTATTTTTTATTCCACTTGCCGAATCTTGCATCACTGTTACCTATCTTAGATacgagtttgttagagttcctaatatatagaatatgattgtaacagataagtaccagaAAATTGTTACCCCAAGTGTGAGGTTTGTTATTCTAGAGGCGTATGCTTTCTTGTTCTTTCCATGATGGCCAACGCCATGAGGTGTTTTGAGTCTGGTACGCCATAGTATTTCTTCGGAAGATAGCTCCCTCGATTCTTGAGTTGTTTTTTTTGCTTTCAAAGCTGCTTTGTTAATTAGGTGGCTTCTACAATACTCATTGACCTTTGTCGTGATTTGCACCAGAAAAAACTTTTATGTATTTTTGCCACAACTAAGGATTTGCTTGTTTTGCTCTCAATCATTgtggattgggtgggattgagtgtgtttaaatcctaaataaaataaaaaatgtttcatattttttcgAATCTCATCTAATCCACGTGGGATAGAAATAACCGAAAAAGGAGGTATTTGCTGAACTAGTCTTTTCTCATGATTCATCTGGTCTGAACTAGCTATTTAATTTTATAAAATTTAGGTGACATGTATATAATTAATCCAAATTTTAATTGGGACCCCAtgcaaaccatagaaaaatatgaGGAGAAAAAGGGGCAAAAAAAAAAGAGCGGATGATTGGAATCGGTCCCATGACCCTACATATGCGCTTGTGGGCACTAGATAATATAACTTCAGATTTAAATGTTCTAAAATTCAATAAAAACATAATTTCTAAACACAGGTTGCACTTTTTGTTGTTCGGATCTGAAAAGTCAGATCAATGAATTTGTAGATAGAATCTCTTGAAATTTTGATTCTTGACTTTGTAGCTTAATTATATGCGCAGCTTGTAGATGGAATTATATTCCTAAATACTTAATATATTAGCTGATAACTGCAGATCACAGACGAATTCCTCAATATATATCAGCTAATAATTGTAGACAAAACGAACTACTTATTAATGTATGTATCAGATCAGAAGATAACTGCAGACGAGCAAACTAGCCATCGAGATCAAAGCTAACAGTAACGTTAACCACCGCGGTCCACTACTACGGACGGGGAGCGGGTCGAAGGCCCAGGAGTTCTCACTACGGatcgcctcctcctcctctttgGTTAAGTCGTTCTTGATGTTGAAGGTCTTGCGGATCTCCTCCGGTGACTTGCCCTGGATCATGTCGACCACCGCCCGGCAGGTCAGGCCCTGCAACCCCTTGATGTCGAGATAGTTGGCAGCCATGATGAGGTCGAAGAGCGTCGCCGGCGCGACCTTGACGAACTCCGCGTCCCACTTCTTGAGGTCGACCTCGCCGCCGCCCCCAGCTGATGAGGCGCTGGTGGTCTCCGCGGCGTCGGCGTGGACGTGCTTGTTGCAGTACTCGATGACCAGGGCGAGAGTCTTGGAATTCACGTTGGGGAGCGGGATGACGTTGTCGGCGCAGTCGTCCTCGATCATGAAGCGAATGATCTCTGACTTCATCAACACCGCCTCCTCCACCTCGAACTCCTCGCAGTCGGAGCTCCTCAGCGTAAGCATCTTCTTCTCAGCCATTGGTGTTGCTGAATGCTAGTAATGCTGGTGCGACGACAGGACGACTAAATCCTAGCACGAATCGAATCGTAGCTACCTACGTCTACGTGCGGCGCGCGGCAGGATGATTTGCCCCTGACGAGACCTCTCCTTTTTATAATGAACTGAAGTCCGTTTGGCCGTCCACAATGTATGGCCGCCTGTTTTGCTGCAACGGCCTGAATATCTATCTGCTGTATGGATGATTTGCAACGGCCGTCACCACAACTATATTACTATTTGAAGGAACCTGAATATCTATCTGCTGTATGGTACGTACTAGTATCAGACACTTTTATTATTCCCAGTAAAATAAGCTAAGGAACTTCCTCCTGGTTTCGGAAGATGAAACAGAAACGGGCTGGCAAATTTGCAGCTAAAACTATTATATGCCAATTTTTTTAACTGGCTCCAAAATCTAGATGCGAATTTAGTTCAGTTTCCCTTGCAGACAGAAGGAAAAATCCAATCGCTATGTCACCACAATTGTATTACTGTCCTGTACCTACACCCACGACAAAAACTAGTTTTATGAGGCTGTACATGTTGGAAAATTAATATGGTCTAAGAATAATTTAATAATGTAGTATAAAAAGTAAAACTCAGATCTACCGACAAGTAGTATCTATGACATTAGAACAGAAAAAAAATATAAACTAACTCAACAAGATTAACATATAAAAGAAGAAGAATCACGACAACTGATCTAACCATAATACCGTCATTGTAACACCTTAAAATCTCAACTTTGAAATAAAGGAAGAATTCTCTCGAGATTCAAAAAATGGTGTTCTCCACATAATGTTATGAATACAAAAATCATCATCTCAATTAAATTACTCTTGAATTTTTTTCATTTTGGAAAAGTCCTCAAAAAAAATCAAAATAAAATATCTTCTAAACCAAGATTTCACTTTTGAAATCATTTATTTTGACCAAGATGAATAATGTGTGTGCATTACATAATTGAATAAATTTCCCAAATAAATGCGCAAAATAATTAAATTGCACCCATGTTGAATTTTGATTGTGTGTTTCAATTGAAATGAAAACCCAAACTCAGATTTGAATTGGGATCCGATTTGAAATaaaaaaatagaaaatagaagaACAATAATAAATGGGAAACAAAAAGAATAAACCTAGGCCTACTTAATTCGGACTCGGCCCAACTTCCTATTCCCTCTATAGCGACCGCGTAGGTCGAAGGTCGATTCAGTACCAGGAATCAGTCGTCGTCCCCTGCCCACGCTCGAGTGTTGCTGCCACCTCCATGTGGGCCTCACGACCTAGATCTCCCCACCCTCACGTACACTAGCGCTTGGTCACCTCcatgatgatttctactggcccctagcactgaagGTTCTAAAAAACGCCACTGAAAATAGGTTCACAATCGCCaatatagagcttctgtgtactagtgataATCTCGTCactttatatcctatttatttcTATAAAATTTCGTATTGCATATGTTAGGATCATAAATGGATTTGTAATTGACTCCAAAGTTGAATGTACGTACCTTTTGCATTCATGAAAAAATGGAAGTTAACTATATTAGAAGTGTACCGTGGAAATAGTAATTCCAGATGGCAAATACCATGGACCCCGTTGAAGCCTCAATTGCATGAGCGCAATCACGACCTTGAATGATTGAAAAAGGACCCTTTGACGTATCCAGAAACACGTTTATGTTACTTCATGCCTGAAATAGGTGAAGAAACTAGGCATGCATTTGATGAACTAACTATAAATTATTGCTCCGCTTGCCTAGAGCACGAAACAACATCTGTATGCATCCGATAAGCACCACATGAA
This portion of the Zea mays cultivar B73 chromosome 2, Zm-B73-REFERENCE-NAM-5.0, whole genome shotgun sequence genome encodes:
- the LOC103649432 gene encoding SKP1-like protein 1; this translates as MAEKKMLTLRSSDCEEFEVEEAVLMKSEIIRFMIEDDCADNVIPLPNVNSKTLALVIEYCNKHVHADAAETTSASSAGGGGEVDLKKWDAEFVKVAPATLFDLIMAANYLDIKGLQGLTCRAVVDMIQGKSPEEIRKTFNIKNDLTKEEEEAIRSENSWAFDPLPVRSSGPRWLTLLLALISMASLLVCSYLLI